The sequence TGTATGTCTGGGCGCGCATGGCGCGCATGCTGGCCACGGCGCGCAGCCGTGGCCCCTATATGATGGGTGGTGAGAGCCGGCTGGCCTTTCGCTGCCTGCCGACCGATATCGATTTCAACGTCCACCTCAACAATGCGCGCTACATGATGCTGGCCGATCTCGGCCGCATCGACCTGTTCGTCCGTGCCGGCCTGATCACGCTGGCGCGCAAGAATGGCTGGGCGCCGATGATGGGCGGGCTGCAGGCAGTCTATGCGCGTGAGATCAGGCTGTGGCGCCGCTTCGAAGTGGTGTCGTCGATCGAAACCTGGGAAGGCAGCCAGGTCATCGGCAAGCACCGTTTCGTCCTCGACAATGGCGAGACGGCCGCCTTGATCCTGACGACCGCCGGTGTCTACGACCGCAAGGCGCGCCGCTTTCTCGATATCGACGAGGTCGTCGCCGCGCTTGGTCGCGCGGCGAATCCGCGGCCACCGACCGAGGCGGAGCGGATTTTCATGACGTCGCACCAGGGGCTGCGCGTCCTGACCAAAGGGACCCGCTGACCAGCGGAGATCATCATTTCGGCAGCCTTCACGAAGGTGTGCCATCAGAGTGCGTCCGGTGGACAAACCGGGATGCAGAGACTAGAAGGAAAAGGCATTTTTTCCTGTCTGGAAGGAGAGCACGACATGCTCTCGCACGACCGCGTCTGGGCCGCCATCGATGCTCTTGCAGAGCGTTATTCGCTTTCGGCGTCAGGTCTGGCAAGGCGCGCGGGGCTCGATTCGACTGCCTTCAACAAGTCGAAACGCCTGTCGTCCGATGGCCGGCCGCGCTGGCCTTCGACCGAATCACTGGCCAAGATCATCGAGGCGACGGGTGCCTCGCTCGACGAATTCACCGGGCTGATCGAAGGCCGCATGAGCACCGCGCCCGCCCACAGGCGCTCCGTGCCGCTGCTCGGCTTTGCCCAGGCCGGAGCCGGCGGCTTTTTCGACGATGCCGGCTTTCCGGCGGGGCAAGGCTGGGATCTGGTCGAACTGCCGGCGCAATCGACCGAGAGCTCCTATGCCCTGCAGGTGCAAGGCGATTCCATGCTGCCGCTCTATCGCAATGGCGACGTCCTCATCGTCGAGCCGGGCGCTGTCACCCGCAAGGGCGATCGCGTCGTCGTCAAGACCACGTCGGGCGAGGTGATGGCCAAGGTGCTCGACCGCCAGACCGTCAAGTCGATCGCGCTGGTCTCGCTCAATCCCGATCACCCCGACCGCGACATCCCCATGCGCGAGGTCGAATGGGTGGCGCGGATTGTCTGGGCAAGCCAGTAGGTCGGGCTGGTGCGGTTTCCTCATCTCATCATGGCGGTTGTGATGGTCCCGGTGATGGCGGCCCTGGTCGTCGCCGGCGGCCGCACGCTGAAAGGAAGCCAAGTCACTGTCGCGGTGGATCAGATCGATCCCGGCGCGGACACGATCCCGCAAGCCGGCGCCGAGGCCGGGTCTGAAGAGCCGGCCACGTCAGCCATTCCCGCGCCCGCCGCTGCGCCACCGCCAAAGCCGGCGGTGCATTCGCGGGCGATCGATCCGGATGTCGTCGCGCCGCCGGAGCTGCCCACCGGGGAACTGGAGCGGGTCGAGCCGCGCGAGCCGCTGAGCAAGCTGGCGCTGGCCATGCCGCCCAAGCCGAAGATGCCCGATGACTGGAACGGCACGAAGCTGTTCCAGCCGGTCGCGACGGCCGCCGGGCTGATCGAGGCGAAAGGCTATTCGGTCGCGATTTCCGGCATAGACGCTGTGCCACAGGACGAGTCCTGTACCACCGACGGCAAGTCCTGGCCGTGCGGCATCCGCGCGCGCACGGCGTTCCGCGCCTTCCTGCGCGGCCGTGCCGTGGTCTGCACGGTGCCGCCCGAAGGCGGCCGCGACCGCATCGCGGCGCAATGCCGGATCGGCAAGCAGGACGTCGGTCAATGGTTGGTCGATAACGGCTGGGCGCGTGCCGCCAAGGGCGGACCCTATGTCGAGGCTGGCGAAAAGGCGCAAAGCGCGAAGAAGGGAATTTTCGGACCGGCGCCGAACCTTGGCGGCATATCAGCGGTGCCGCCCGCGCCAGCCCCGGCGCCTCAGGCGCCGGGTTCGATCCTGGAGGAGGTCGACGGCGCCCTCAAGCCAGCTGACCAGCCAGCGCCTGCTGAATGAGCGCGCGGGTCTCGGCGACGCCGTAGAGCGCGGCGAACGAGCCGAAGCGCGGGCCGCGTTCCTGGCCGATAAGCACCTGGTAGATCATCTGGAAGAAGGCGCCCGAAACGCCCGGGCCACCCTCCGGGCTCTGCTTGGAATGATCCTGATAGCGTTCGATCTTGCGCGCCACGTTGAGCGAAGCGTTCTGGATCGCTTCGCCGCCGGCATCCGCCGGCAATGCACCAAGCGCCGCGTCCAGGGCTTCGAGCGCCTCGCGCTCGACCTCGTCTGCCGCACGGAAGGTCTTCGTCGGCCGCACGAAATCGTCGAAATAGCGGATCGCGTGGCCGACCAATTGGTCGAGCTCAGGATGCGTCTTTGGCGTCACGCCTTGCGTATGGCGCGAGATGAAGCCCCACAGCACATCCTTGTTCTGCGCATTGGAGGCGCTGACCAGGTTGAGCAGCAGCGAGAACGGCACCGGCATGTCGATTGCTGGCGGGTTGCCGTCATGCATGTGCCAGACAGGATTGCCCAGCCGCTCCTTCCAGTCCTGCCTGGGGTAGGCGCCCAGGAAGGTGTAATACTCGTCCACCGCCCTCGGAATGACGTCGAAATAGAGCTTCTTGGCCTGCCGCGGCCGCTGGTACATGTAGAGCCCGAGACTTTCGGTCGGCGCATAGGTCAGCCACTCGTCGATGGTCAGGCCGTTGCCCTTTGACTTCGAGATCTTCTGGCCGTTTTCGTCGAGGAACAGTTCGTAGACGAAATGCTCCGGCGCGCGCCCGCCCAATATGTTGCAGATGCGATCATAGACCACCGCGTTGGTCTGGTGGTCCTTGCCGAACATCTCGAAATCGACGCCGAGCGCCGCCCAGCGCATGCCGAAATCCGGCTTCCACTGCAGCTTCACCCGGCCGCCGGTGATCGAAAGCGTGGTCTCGGTGCCTTCATCGTCGAAAGTGATGGTGCCGGCCTTGGCATCGACATGCTTCATCGGCACGTAGAGCACCCGGCCGCTCTTCGGGGAAATCGGCAGGAACGGACTGTAGGTCGCCTGCCGCTCCGGCCCGAGCGTCGGCAGCATCACCGCCATGATCTTGTCGTAGCGTTCGGCGGCCCGCAGCAGCATCGCGTCGAAACGGCCCGACTTGTAATACTGCGTCGCGCTGGCGAATTCGTAGTCGAAGCCGAACGTGTCGAGGAAGCGGCAGAGCATCGCATTGTTGTGATCGGCGAAGCTCGCATAGTCGCCGCCGAACGGATTGGGAACCGATGAGAGCGGCTTATGCAGGTGCGGCTCGAGTGCCGCGCGATCCGGCACATTGTCGGGGATCTTGCGCATCCCGTCCATGTCGTCGGAGAAGCACAGCAGCTTGGTGGCGACCTTGTCCTGCGTCAGCACGCGGAACGCGTGGCGCACCATCGAGGTGCGCGCCACCTCGCCGAACGTGCCGATATGCGGCAGGCCCGATGGACCGTAGCCGGTCTCGAACAGGATCGTTTCGGGAAACTCGCCGCCTTTGTAACGCTCGATGATCTTTTTGGCTTCCTCGAACGGCCATGCCTTGCTTTCGGCCGCAGCCGCCAGCAGCTCGGGGTTGAGATCGATTGTGTTTGATCCCGCCATGGTCCTGTTTTCCAAATTGTTCGCCGGCCAGATTGTTTCGATGGCATGGCCGCAGTGTCGATTTTCAACCGGTCCTCTAGGCGCGCATGGCCGGAGCGTCAACGCGTGGGGCGCTTTTTCCTTGCGACCTTCGACCCCCGTTCCTACCTTCGAAACCCGTTCAAGGAGTAAAGAATGCCGTCGCCGACCCCGCATGAAGCCCTGATCTACCTGATGGTCATCACCTCGGCCTCAGACCGTGACATGACCGATGTCGAACTGGCCCGGATCGGCGACGTGGTCCGCTCATGGCCGGTGTTCGAGGATTTCAAGCAGGACCGGCTGGTTCCTGTCGCCCAGGCCTGTCAGAAGCTGCTGCAAGAAAAGGACGGCCTTGAGGGTGTCCTGGCCCAAATTGCCGAAGCCCTGCCGGAGCGCTTGCACGACACCGCCTATGCCGTCGCCTTCGAAGTGGCCGCCGTCGATCTCGAAATGCGCATGGAGGAAGTGCGGGTGCTGCAGTTGATCCGCCGTAAGCTCGATCTCGATACCCTGACCGTCGCCGCCATCGGCCGTGCGGCAAAGGCGCGGCTGCGCACCCTGACTTAGGGTTCATTGATATTCAGGTGATGCCGGCCTGCTAGTGGCGATTTCCTGTGCTTCCCCGTTCTACTGCGCCGCAGTAGAACTGTGCTCACGTACTTTAAGTACGGTTCTCAGAACCCACCATTGTCGGCTCGGCCTGACCTGAATCTCAACAAACCCTAGACCGTGCTCTGGAATCAGAAAAAGCTGACCGGGACCGGATCAGAAAAAACTTACCGGGAAATAGCGCAGGTAGAATTCGGCGAAGGTGCCCTTCATCGAAATCTCCTGCAGCGCATAGTCTAGTGCCGCGGCCAGCGCCGGATTGTCCGCCCTTGTGGCGATAGCCATGCCCGTGCCCAGATATTCGGGCGCCAGATAAGGACCGCCGGCAAAACGGCAGCACCCGGCTGCATCTGAGCCGCCCAGCCAGAAGGCGAAACGCATGCCGTCACCGAAGGCGGCATCGATCTTGCCCGCCTTGAGATCGCTGTAGAGGGTCTCCGGTCCGTCGAAGGAGACGATTTGGACCGTGTTGAAATAGTCGCGCAGCATGCGCTCATGCGCCGAGCCGGCGAGAACGCCGACGCGCTTGCTGCGCAGCTTGTCGAAGATCGGTTCGGCAAACGCCTTGTTCTTCGGCGTGATGAAGCGCGCCGGAAACTGCAGATACGAGCGCGAGAAGGCGTATGTCTGGCGCGATTGCGGCGTCGCGGCGATGCCGGCGATGATCGCTTCGCCTTCGCCTTTCTCGAGTGCCCCTTCAAGCTCGCCCCAGGGCAATGCCTGGATCTGGCATTTGTCGGCAATGCCGAGTTCGGCACAGATGGCGCGCGCCAGGTCGATGTGGAAACCGGACAGCTTTCCCGTGCCATCGAGGAAATTGAAGGGCGGAAAATCCGTGGTCGTCAGGAAGCGCAGCCGGGGCAGCGCTGAAAGGTCTGGCTTCGGCAACCGTTCCTTGGCGTCCCATAATACCGGCACCTGCGGTTCGGCCGCGCGCGCCCCTGGAGCCGATGGCAGCGCCGCGATCAGCAGCGACGCCAGGACCAGGAACCTCCATTGGAACGCCACGATAGAACTCCGCCGCACTCGTGTTCGCACCGGTTTTGGTACGAAAATGGTACAGGCACAATGGTTTTTGATTTCAACGCGCCAATTTCAGGATATGCTTTAGCACGTTTGCAAACAGCGGTGGCTGCCTTGGTTGGGGGACCAGGGTCGAGAACCACAACCGAGAATGTGCGCGTTGCAATCCGTGGTCGGTGGCCAAATGCAGACAACGCATGGACCATTGATCTCAATGCATGAGGCAACATGGGGTTGATGTTGCGATGGGTCAATTTGATCGTACGCTGGAATACATAGACCAACTGCAACACGCCGGAACGGCGGCGGCGGTCTGCGAGAAACTGTTGGGCATAACGTCGGATTTCGGTCTGACCGCGCTGATGGCGGGAACCGTCCCGCAGCCAGGCACACCGAGCGAGCAGCAAAAGCAGCATGTGCTGCTTTGCGACTGGCCTGTCGAATGGCTGGAGCGCTACGTGGCGCGCAACTATGTCGATCACGATCCGGTGGTCAGCCACATGAAGCAGTTGCAAGCGCCGTTCCAGTGGCGCGAAGCCGCCCAGGGCATTAGCTTCGACAAGAGCAGCGGCGAGGTGATGGGCGATGCCGGCGCGTTCAAGCTGCGCGACGGCCTGGCCTTCCCGCTGATCACGTTGGATGGCCAGATCGTCATGGTGTCGCTGGGTGGCGAGGCCATGCAGTTGTCGGCCGCCGAGTTCGGCCTGGTGTCGCTGGTTTCGACCTATGCCGTTGGCCGCGCCATGCAACTCCACACCATGGCGACCAAGACCATCGACCATATCGAACTGACCCCGCGCGAGCGCGAATGCCTGCAATGGGCCGCCGTTGGCAAGTCGGAATGGGAGATTTCGCAAATCCTCGGCATCTCCGAACACACGTCGGAGAAACATCTTCTTAACGCCAAAAGCAAACTCGGTGCCGTCAACCGGGTCCAGGCGGTCGCCGAAGCGATAAGGCGGGGCTACATTAGCTAGGTCGGCCGTGCCGACCTAGAATTTCTTGCCTACGTGATCACGCAATTTTCTCGTTGAGGCACGGCCGTATCTTCCTCTTAAACCCAGGAGACGACGGCATGCTTTTTTGTCTTACAACTCAAGAATTGATGGAACGTCCCGATCTTTGGGAAGCCGTCCATCGCCTGCGCTACCAGATATTTGTCGAAGAGATGGGGTGGGAGGACCTGCGGCGCCCGGACGGATTCGAGGTCGACCAGTTCGACCATGACGAGGCCGTGCATCAGATCGTCCTCAGAGGCAACGAAGTCGCGGGCTATCAACGGATGTTACCGACCACGCGGCCCCATTTGCTGACCGAGGTCTTGACCGACCTTTCCGAAGGAACGCCGCCATCGGGCCCCAACATCTGGGAATTGACCCGCTATGCGGTGGCTCCCGGTTTTCGCGATGGCCGTCGCGGCGTCTCGACCGTCGGCACCGAATTGATTGCCGGCTTCGTCGAGTGGGGGCTGAAGCGCGGCGTCGACAAGGTGATCATCGAGTTCGAGCCGATGTGGGTGTTGCGCGCCTTGCAGCTGCATTTCCTCGCGACGCCGCTGGGCTATCAGCGCACCTATGGCAATCAGCAGGTCGTGGCGACCCTGCTCTCTTTCAACGAGCACACGCTGGACGTGGTGCGTTCGCGCCGCAATCACCATGCTCCCGTCCTGGCGCGGGGATATCCCGACATGTTCGGCCAAAGGAGGGCGTCATGAGGTTGGAGATGGCCATGAACCCGCACCCGCAACCGGAACTGCGCAACCACACGCTGATCGTCACCGTGTCGTCGAATGACGGCCGGCCGGTGCTCGACAGAAGGGCCTATGAAAGCCTTGCCAGGACATTCCACGAAGCCGCCGACAATGACGAGGTGCGTGTCGTCGTGCTGCGCGGCCTGGCAGGCTGCTTCTGCCTTGGCGGCGACTTTTCCGAATTCCTCGACGCCACCAAGCATCAGAAGCTGATCGCCGCCGTCACCGATATGTTCCGCACGCTGGCGACGTTCCCCAAGCCCATCCTGGCCTGCGTCGACGGCGATGCCGTCGGCGTCGGCTGCACCATCTTGTTCCACTGCGACATGGTGATCGCCTCGAATGAAAGCACGTTCCGGGTGCCGTTCGTCGATTTCGGCCTTGTGCCGGATGCGGCGACCAGCATCCTGGCGCCGCAGAAGCTCGGTTATGCCGGCGCCTTCCGCTTCTTCTGTCTCGGCGACACGCTCCACGCCGAGGACGCGAGGGCACTCGGCCTCGTCGCCGAGATCGTGCATGACGGCGTAGAGGAGGCGACACTCGGCCGCGCCAGGCAGCTCGCCAAGAAGCCGGTTGCCGCCCTGCTGCAGACCCGCGGCCTGCTCAAGGGCAACACCGGTGCGCTGTGCGACCGCATCGACCAGGAGATATCGCTGTTCCAGCAGGCATTGCAGGACGACACCACGCTGCGGCGCCTGCAGCGGATAGCCCGGCTCGCGGCCTAAGCAACCGCGCCGCGCTGCCGATGGCCGCGCGGCGCGAGAAGGCCTAGCCTTCCTTGCCGAGGAATGACGGCCCTTCGCCGATGATCTTCTTGTCTTCCTTGCCGACGATATCGAGATCGCGCCCCTCATAGGGCAGCGACAACAGGATACGCCGCATCACCGCCAGCCGCGCGCGGCGCTTGTCATTGGCCCGCACGATGATCCATGGCGCGAACTCCTTGTGGGTGCGCTTGAACATGCTGTCGCGTGCCTTGGTGTAATCGTCCCATTTGGTGATGCCGGCGACATCGATGGGCGAGAACTTCCAGCTCTTCAGCGGGCTGTAGCGGCGATCGTGAAAGCGCTCGAGCTGCGTTTCCCGGCCGATGTTGAGCCAGAATTTGAAGAAGTGGATATCGTCGTTGACGATCATCCGTTCGAAATGCGGCGTCTCATCGAGAAATTTCTCATGCTGTTCGGGCGTGCAGAAGCCCATCACCGGCTCGACGCCGGCGCGGTTGTACCAGGAGCGGTCGAAGGTGACGAATTCGCCCGCCGTCGGGAAATGGTCGACATAACGCTGGTAGTACCATTGCCCCAGTTCAGTGGGGGTCGGCTTGGTCAGCGCCACGTTGCGCGCCGTGCGCGGATTGAGATACTGGCGCACCACGAAGATCGTTCCGCCCTTGCCGGCGGCGTCGCGGCCCTCGAACAACGCCATCACCCGTTTGCCGGTCGCCTGCAGCCATGCCTGCGCCTTGACCAGCTCGATCTGCAATTTCTCGAGCGTCTCGTCATACTCATCGCTGTTCATCTTCTTGTCGTAGGGGTAGCCGCCCGCGGTCAGTTTGTTGTCCTCGACCCAGTCCGGGAGCTCGGGATTCTCGATGTCGAACTCCCGCTCCTTGCCCCCGATCCTGATCTTCAGCGGACCTGACGTTGGCGTTGCGGGATTTTCCTTGGCCTTTTTCATCGAGACGAACCCTTTTCAGCTTGCGGACTCATGCTATTGGGAGCCTCCATGCCGGTCTAGCAGGAAGTTGCCATGCGGCCGGACAGCGCCCGAGAGGGCTATAGGACGCGCGGATGGCTGAGCAAAGCGCAGAGCAGGCAAGTGTGGCGCAAGCCATGGCCATCCGGCTGTGGAACAGCCGCTGGCTGCTCGTCGCTGGCGTTATCGGTATCCTGATCGCTTTTGCCTTCGCGGGGATCTCCGCCTATGTTCTAGTGCCGGCGCTGCTTCTGCTGCTCGCTGCCGCACTGTTGCCAACCACCGGCCTGCGCCAGTCCGGCGAGAATGCCGCCGCGATCGAGGCGATCGGCCTGCAGCGCCTGTCGGGCGAATATCTGGCGGCGGCCGTCGCCGACCCGCTGATCATCTTCGACCGCTCCGCCACCATCGTCCACGCCAACGCCGCCGCCTTTGCCGCTTTCGGCGGCATCGCGCCGGGCCTGTCGCTGCCGCTGAAATTCCGGGCGCCGGAAATGCAGACCCTGCTCGACAGCGTGCTGTCGGGCACGATCGCTTCCGATGTCGTCGACTATACCGAGAAGCTGCCGGTCGAACGGGCCTACCGGGTCAGCGCGTCCTCGGTCGGGCACGGCACCGACCTCTATGTGCTGGTGTTCAAGGACCAGAGCGAAACGCGCAGGATCGACCGCATGCGCGCCGATTTCATCGCCAATGCCAGCCACGAATTGCGCACCCCGCTCGCCTCGATCGCCGGTTTCATCGAAACGCTACGCGGACCGGCCCGCAACGATCCGGCGGCGCGCGAGCAATTCCTGCAGATCATGCAGAACCAGACCGGCCGCATGGCGCGTCTGATCGACGATCTGCTGTCCTTGTCCCGGCTGGAGATGAAGCCCTATCTGAAGCCCGGAACCGAGGTCGACCTGCGCCAGACCGTCGACAGCGTCATCGATTCACTGGCCCCGCTTGCCCACGAAAACAGCGTCGTCATCGAGCGCGATTTCGCCAAGGGACCTCTCAACGTGCCGGGCGATCGTGACGAGCTGTTTCAGGTTTTCGAGAACCTGCTGGAAAACGCCTGCAAATACGGTCAGTCCGGCGGCCGGGTCGTGGTGTCGATCGCGCACGCCGATGACGGTTCCGAACCCGGCATCGACGTCACCATCCGGGATTTCGGTCCCGGCATTCCCGAGGAGCACATTCCGCGCATCACTGAGCGCTTCTATCGCATCGACGTCGAGACCAGCCGGACCCAGAAAGGCACTGGCCTTGGCCTGTCCATCGTCAAGCACATCCTGACGCGCCACAATGCCAGGCTGACGATCAAATCCGAGGTCGGCAAGGGCGCCGCCTTCTCGGTTCATTTGCCGACGCACTGATACTGCCCTAGTTTTCCTTGGAACCGTTTCTTTTTTCTGTCATCCGGCTAGCGTATCAGCGGGGATTCGAGGAAACGACTCAAGATCAAGAACCCGTGGGAAGGCATTTCATCCATGCAGTCCGTGCACATAATGAGCGCCTTTGACGAGGAGCTGAAATATCTGTCGAAGCGTATCGCGGCGATGGGCGGCCATGCCGAGCGCATGGTCGAGCAGGCGGTCGCCGCTCTCGTCAATGCCGATCCGGGGCTGGCCCAGAAGGTCATTAACGACGATGCCGTGCTGGATGAAGGGCAGCGCGAGATCGACGACAAGGCGATCATCATCATCGCCAAGCGCCAGCCGATGGCGACGGACCTGCGCGAGATCGTCGGCGCCATCCGCATTTCGGCCGACCTCGAACGGGTCGGCGACCTCGGCAAGAACGTCGCCAAGCGGGTGGTCGCCGTCACCGACGGCCGCCAGCCAACCAGCCTGTTTCGCGGCCTCGAGGCCCTGGCCAATTTGGCGCTGACCCAGCTCAAGGAAGTTCTCGACGTCTACGCATCGCGCTCGGTCGACAAGATCGGCTTCGTGCGCGACCGCGACGACCAGATCGACGCCATGTACACGTCGCTGTTTCGCGAATTGCTGACCTACATGATGGAAGATCCGCGCAACATCACACCCTGCACGCATCTTCTGTTCTGCGCCAAGAACATCGAGCGCATCGGCGATCATGCCACCAACATCGCCGAGACCATCTATTACATCGTCACCGGCGACCAGATGCCGGCCGAGCGGCCGAAGGGCGACAAGACGGACAAGATCAGCCTTTCGGCGCTCCCGGCAAAATGAACGTTCATCCTCTCGAACGCTAGATCATATTGCGCTAAACTATCCCGGCGTTAAGCTTCTCAGGCCTTGATAGGGGCCTGCTTTCAGGAGGCTGCGATGGAATATGTCCGAGAGTTCAAGCCCGCGGCGCCGACATCAGGCATTATCGCCTCCAGTGTCTACACGGCCGGGCGGCGTATCGCCGACATTCCGATCGAGGAAGCCGGCGAATGGGCCAAGAAATCGGGACATGTCGTCTGGATCGGGCTGCTCGAACCGGATCGCGAGCTTCTGTTGCGCGTCCAGGCGCAGTTCCATCTGCATGAACTGGCGATCGAGGATGCCGAGCATCCGCACCAGCGGCCGAAGATCGAGCAATATGGCGATGCGCTGTTCATCGTCGCCCGCACCGCGCAATTGATCGAAGGACGGGTGACTTTCGGCGAGACGCATCTGTTCGTCGGCTCGGGCTATATCGTCAGCGTCAGGCATGGCCCGTCGACCTCCTACGCCGCCGTGCGCCAGCACTGGGAAAGCTGTCCGCATTCGCTGGCCAAGGGCGAGGATTTCGTCCTCTACGCCATTCTCGATTTCATCGTCGACAACTACATGCCAGTGCTCGAGCAGATCGAGGACGAGGTCGAGGTGATCGAGGACAGGGTGCTTTTGAAGCCGATGACCGGTCCTGATATCGAGCGGCTCTACATGCTGCGCCGCGATCTGCTGCGCCTGCGCAATGCGGCACTTCCGCTGGTGGAAGTCTGCCGCCGCCTGACCAGCGCCGACCTGCCGCAGATCCATTCGGCCATGCACCCGTTGTTTCGCGATGTGACCGACCACATCCGCACCGTCCAGGAGAAGATCGACAGTCTGCGCGAGGTGCTGGCCTTCGCCTTCGAGGCGAGCCTGCTGGTCGGTCAGAGCCAGGAAACGGCGATTTCCAAGAAACTCGCCTCCTGGGCGGCCATACTGGCCGTGCCGACGGCGTTCGCCGGCATCTACGGCATGAACTTCACCGACATGCCGGAACTGAAGATGGAATATGGCTACCCGATCGTTCTGGCCACCATCGCGACGATCTGCGCGTTTCTCTACTGGCGGTTCCGCAAGAATGGGTGGCTGTGAGGGTAGGCAGTAGGCAGTAGGCAGTAGGCAGTATTGTCCTACTGCTGATCCCCACTGCCTATTTCCTATCTATCGATTCCGCCGCCGCTCCGCCGCCGGCTGGAACGCCACGCGGGCATGATATTTACAATAGGGGCCCGTTTCGGCGGCCTCGTTGCCGCAGAAGTTGAAGTCCTCCGACAGCGGATCGCCGTTCGGCCATTTGCAGGTGCGCTCGGTCAGTTCGACGAGCTGCAGATGCCGTGAGATCGGTACCACGACGTTTTCGACCGGGCGGATATAGTGCCGCGCCACCGGTTCGGCGTCGAATTGTGTCTGCAGGGCGGTCGCACCGATCGATGTCGTGACGTGACGCGTGCTCGCGGCGCGCGCCACCGATTTCTGAACGGTCGAGCCCTGTGTCGTCTTCTTCTGGCGTGCCGGCGTCGCCGTTGCGCGACCGCGGCCCGACAGCTTCAGCCGGTGCACCTTGCCGATGACGGCATTACGGCTCACCCCTCCAAGCTGGGCAGCAATCTGGCTTGCGCTCAGACCCTCCGACCACAATTTTCTGAGAAGTTCGACCCGCTCGTCAGTCCAGTTCATGAGACCGCGCTCCTGCTAGCGTGCGGCAATCAGAATCCTTTCCCGACCCAGCACCACTGCTGGGGCAGACACCACATATATCTGGTGATTAGGTCCGCCGCACGAAATCTAGTTATTTCTCGACTACAATTACCTTATGCGCTGACTCGGTGACAAGAGTCCCAAGGGCAACACGAATCGGTTTTTTCGGTTTTCCCCAACTTGCCCGGTCGCTCATGAGCCGGCGTGCCGTCAGGGGGCTTGTCGCGTGCCACTACGCGACGTTTTCGTTGACTTCATGGCCGAAAAACACGATAAGCCGCACAAGGCCGCCGCTTTGGCGGCTTTTTTGATTTTCCGGTACCGGAGACGCATATAATGAGCGGTTCGGCGCTTTACGAGACCTTTGCTCGCGCTCCCCTGGCTTTCGACCACGGGGAAGGCACCTGGCTGGTTACCGACAAGGGCGAGCGATATCTCGATTTCGCCGGCGGCATCGCGGTCAATTCGCTCGGCCACAGCCATCCGCATCTGGTCGCGGCGCTGACCGAGCAGGCGGCAAAGCTGTGGCACGTCTCCAATCTCTATGAGATCCCCGGACAGAGCCGGCTCGGCCAGCGCCTGGTCGATGCCACCTTCGCCGACAAGGTGTTCTTCACCAATTCCGGCGCCGAGGCGCTGGAATGCGCGATCAAGACGGCGCGACGCTACCATTTCGTCAAGGGCCATCCCGAGCGCTTCCGCGTCATCACCTTCGAAGGCGCCTTCCATGGCCGCACGCTGGCGACCATCGCGGCCGGCGGTCAGTACAAATACCTCGAAGGCTTCGGCCCCAAGGTCGAAGGCTTCGACCAGGTCGGCTTCGACGACATCGATGCCGCCGAGAAGGCGATTACGCCGGAAACCGCCGCGATCCTGATCGAACCGGTGCAGGGCGAGGGCGGCATCCGCCCGGTCCCGACGCAGTCACTGAAGCGGCTGCGGCAGCTTTGCGACCAGCACGGCCTGTTGTT comes from Mesorhizobium japonicum MAFF 303099 and encodes:
- a CDS encoding thioesterase family protein — protein: MYVWARMARMLATARSRGPYMMGGESRLAFRCLPTDIDFNVHLNNARYMMLADLGRIDLFVRAGLITLARKNGWAPMMGGLQAVYAREIRLWRRFEVVSSIETWEGSQVIGKHRFVLDNGETAALILTTAGVYDRKARRFLDIDEVVAALGRAANPRPPTEAERIFMTSHQGLRVLTKGTR
- a CDS encoding S24 family peptidase, which gives rise to MLSHDRVWAAIDALAERYSLSASGLARRAGLDSTAFNKSKRLSSDGRPRWPSTESLAKIIEATGASLDEFTGLIEGRMSTAPAHRRSVPLLGFAQAGAGGFFDDAGFPAGQGWDLVELPAQSTESSYALQVQGDSMLPLYRNGDVLIVEPGAVTRKGDRVVVKTTSGEVMAKVLDRQTVKSIALVSLNPDHPDRDIPMREVEWVARIVWASQ
- a CDS encoding thermonuclease family protein, giving the protein MRFPHLIMAVVMVPVMAALVVAGGRTLKGSQVTVAVDQIDPGADTIPQAGAEAGSEEPATSAIPAPAAAPPPKPAVHSRAIDPDVVAPPELPTGELERVEPREPLSKLALAMPPKPKMPDDWNGTKLFQPVATAAGLIEAKGYSVAISGIDAVPQDESCTTDGKSWPCGIRARTAFRAFLRGRAVVCTVPPEGGRDRIAAQCRIGKQDVGQWLVDNGWARAAKGGPYVEAGEKAQSAKKGIFGPAPNLGGISAVPPAPAPAPQAPGSILEEVDGALKPADQPAPAE
- a CDS encoding lysine--tRNA ligase; this translates as MAGSNTIDLNPELLAAAAESKAWPFEEAKKIIERYKGGEFPETILFETGYGPSGLPHIGTFGEVARTSMVRHAFRVLTQDKVATKLLCFSDDMDGMRKIPDNVPDRAALEPHLHKPLSSVPNPFGGDYASFADHNNAMLCRFLDTFGFDYEFASATQYYKSGRFDAMLLRAAERYDKIMAVMLPTLGPERQATYSPFLPISPKSGRVLYVPMKHVDAKAGTITFDDEGTETTLSITGGRVKLQWKPDFGMRWAALGVDFEMFGKDHQTNAVVYDRICNILGGRAPEHFVYELFLDENGQKISKSKGNGLTIDEWLTYAPTESLGLYMYQRPRQAKKLYFDVIPRAVDEYYTFLGAYPRQDWKERLGNPVWHMHDGNPPAIDMPVPFSLLLNLVSASNAQNKDVLWGFISRHTQGVTPKTHPELDQLVGHAIRYFDDFVRPTKTFRAADEVEREALEALDAALGALPADAGGEAIQNASLNVARKIERYQDHSKQSPEGGPGVSGAFFQMIYQVLIGQERGPRFGSFAALYGVAETRALIQQALAGQLA
- a CDS encoding tellurite resistance TerB family protein, which gives rise to MPSPTPHEALIYLMVITSASDRDMTDVELARIGDVVRSWPVFEDFKQDRLVPVAQACQKLLQEKDGLEGVLAQIAEALPERLHDTAYAVAFEVAAVDLEMRMEEVRVLQLIRRKLDLDTLTVAAIGRAAKARLRTLT
- a CDS encoding transporter substrate-binding domain-containing protein — translated: MIAALPSAPGARAAEPQVPVLWDAKERLPKPDLSALPRLRFLTTTDFPPFNFLDGTGKLSGFHIDLARAICAELGIADKCQIQALPWGELEGALEKGEGEAIIAGIAATPQSRQTYAFSRSYLQFPARFITPKNKAFAEPIFDKLRSKRVGVLAGSAHERMLRDYFNTVQIVSFDGPETLYSDLKAGKIDAAFGDGMRFAFWLGGSDAAGCCRFAGGPYLAPEYLGTGMAIATRADNPALAAALDYALQEISMKGTFAEFYLRYFPVSFF
- a CDS encoding helix-turn-helix transcriptional regulator, whose protein sequence is MGQFDRTLEYIDQLQHAGTAAAVCEKLLGITSDFGLTALMAGTVPQPGTPSEQQKQHVLLCDWPVEWLERYVARNYVDHDPVVSHMKQLQAPFQWREAAQGISFDKSSGEVMGDAGAFKLRDGLAFPLITLDGQIVMVSLGGEAMQLSAAEFGLVSLVSTYAVGRAMQLHTMATKTIDHIELTPRERECLQWAAVGKSEWEISQILGISEHTSEKHLLNAKSKLGAVNRVQAVAEAIRRGYIS